In Xenorhabdus griffiniae, the genomic window ATTACGATCAACCGCCTGCTCTCCCACATACAACTGCTTATCTGCTTTTACCGTTAAAAATACCGGTTTTTCTGGTCGTGGTTGCGGCTTAGCGGTTGATGCTGGCAAATCAACTTTAATATCTACCGTTGCCAATGGCGCTGCTACCATGAAAATAATCAATAGCACTAACATCACGTCAATAAACGGCGTAACGTTAATTTCATGCAGTTCGCCGTTATCGTCCAAATCTTCATTAAGACGTATTGCCATAATTTATTACCTTGCTTCTGCTTTTTCTGTTTTGCTTTCAGCCAGATCAAGATCACGTCCCAGCAACAGGATTGCCTTAGCGGCCATATCTCCCACCTGACCACGGTATGACGAAATAACGCGGGCAAAGACGTTATAAATCACAACCGCAGGGATCGCTGCTACCAGCCCCAATGCGGTCGCTAACAGTGCTTCCGCAATCCCTGGTGCAACAACGGCCAGGTTAGTCGTTTGTGAATGCGCAATGCCGATAAAACTGTTCATGATCCCCCAAACAGTACCAAACAGCCCCACAAACGGAGAAATTGCGCCAATGGTCGCCAGATAACCGTTACCACGCCCCATATGGCGGCTAATGGCGGCAACGGCACGTTCCATACGGAACGAAGTTCGCTCTTTGGTTCCAACCTTGTCAATACTGTCAACAGACAGAGCACGCTCAGACTGTGCTTCACTCAACAACAGACGACTGATGCTGCGATTGCCAAAATCTGCTGCAATTTTCACTGCTTCATCCAGATTGGCTACGTCGGCCAAAGCCAATTGCTCTTTACACAAACGACGGCGAGCCATTAAGAGTTCTGTACCTTTGGAGAAAAACAGCGCCCATGTGATGACAGAAGCGATCACCAGTCCCACCATAACAGTTTTTACTACCGCATCTGCGTTTTGATACATACCCCAAACAGACAGATCCGTTGCGAAACCACCAGACTGGTTGCCAGAAACTTCTTTAATGGGTGCCACAACGGTTTCTTCTGCCGTCACCGCTACATTTTCCGTGGTATCTGCCGTCACGGTTTGTGCATCTGGGGTTGATGGTGCATCAGTTGTTGGTTCAGCCGCTTGCAGAGCTGGGGAAGATGCTGGTGTTACCTGAGCAGCAGCCTGATTTTCTGACGTGGCTGGTGTTGTATCAGCCCATGCTGAACTTGTTAATCCGAGTGCCAATAGAATAGAAGCTGTCAAATTACGCATCAGTTAGCCTTACTCTCTTTCTTATAGATTCTGTTACTTAGCAGTGAATCACGTTTACTCATCTTGCTAATCCTAATATTTCCTGAGTCACAGCTCACTTTTTGACCACACATCTCCGACCTCTTGCAGCTTGATAACGGCACTGCAAAGTGAAGATACTGGTTTCATTTGAGCCCTGATCCATGCCTCTTACCTCGAAAGAGGAAAAAGTCCGCTACAAATGATATCAGACATTTGTCGATTTGATAGTAATTATCATTACTATTTAATAAAAAAGTCTCACTTAATGATGCGCCTTCATTAATCAATCCTGATTGACCACACCAGCTCACCTTGAATTTTCGTCAAGTTGTTCGAATCTCTTTGGTAAAACGCGCCCAAATCTTTTAACTTGCTCATCATTATTTAAACGATTCTATTTATACCCATCTCACTTCAAGATGCGTGTGATTTCTCCCAGCTTCGCGGGGAGAAATCAGGTTTCATATCGTGTTGTAAATTGCAACTTGAAGTTTAATGCGTATAGATACAGGCAGGAAATAACTTGGGGAACGATGCCATGACAGAAAAAAAACTAGAAACCTTATTGGTTAGTGCAGGGAGACAAAAAAGATATACGCAAAGTGCCGTTAATCCCCTGATTCAACGCACTTCATCTGTCATTTTCGATACCGTTGAAGATTTAAAGCAAGCCTTGAAGAACCGTGCCAAAGGTGAATTATTTTATGGACGCCGTGGCACTTTGACTCACTTTTCTTTCCAGGCAGCGATGGCTGAACTGGAAGGCGGCGCTGGCTGTGCTCTTTATCCTTCCGGTACGGCAGCGATTACCCATTCAATTCTGGCATTTGTGGCAACCGGTGATCATGTTTTAATGACAGGTACGGCCTATGAACCTACACAGGAATTTTGCCAGCATGTGCTGAAAAAAATGGGGGTTTCCACCGATTATTTTAACCCCATGATCGGAGAAAATATTGCTTCGCTGATTCAGCCTAATACCAAAGTTATCTTTCTTGAATCACCCGGCTCTCTGACGATGGAAGTGCAAGATATTCCTGCTATCGTGCGTGCGATTCGACAAGTCAATGCTGAGATTGTGATTATCATTGATAATACATGGGCGGCTGGCGTACTGTTTAAGGCTCTGGAGTTTGGCATCGATATTTCCATCCAATCCGCCACCAAATATATTATTGGTCATTCAGACGGGATGCTGGGTACAGCGGTCGCTAATGCGCGATGTTGGGATCAACTTAGGGAAGGATCTTATCTGCTAGGGCAAATTGCCGATCCCGATACAGTGTATATGGCAAACCGAGGGTTACGCACCTTAGCCATTCGTTTAAAACAACACGAAGAAAACAGTATCAAAATCGCCAAATGGCTTGCTCAGCGGCCGGAAGTTGCCGAAGTTTATCACCCTGCCTTACCTTCTTGCCCAG contains:
- the exbD gene encoding TonB system transport protein ExbD, translating into MAIRLNEDLDDNGELHEINVTPFIDVMLVLLIIFMVAAPLATVDIKVDLPASTAKPQPRPEKPVFLTVKADKQLYVGEQAVDRNNLSLVLDQTTQSNKDTTIFFQADKTVDYETLMSVMDSLRKAGYLKVGLVGMESVSAQ
- the exbB gene encoding tonB-system energizer ExbB, with protein sequence MRNLTASILLALGLTSSAWADTTPATSENQAAAQVTPASSPALQAAEPTTDAPSTPDAQTVTADTTENVAVTAEETVVAPIKEVSGNQSGGFATDLSVWGMYQNADAVVKTVMVGLVIASVITWALFFSKGTELLMARRRLCKEQLALADVANLDEAVKIAADFGNRSISRLLLSEAQSERALSVDSIDKVGTKERTSFRMERAVAAISRHMGRGNGYLATIGAISPFVGLFGTVWGIMNSFIGIAHSQTTNLAVVAPGIAEALLATALGLVAAIPAVVIYNVFARVISSYRGQVGDMAAKAILLLGRDLDLAESKTEKAEAR
- the metC gene encoding cystathionine beta-lyase, with protein sequence MTEKKLETLLVSAGRQKRYTQSAVNPLIQRTSSVIFDTVEDLKQALKNRAKGELFYGRRGTLTHFSFQAAMAELEGGAGCALYPSGTAAITHSILAFVATGDHVLMTGTAYEPTQEFCQHVLKKMGVSTDYFNPMIGENIASLIQPNTKVIFLESPGSLTMEVQDIPAIVRAIRQVNAEIVIIIDNTWAAGVLFKALEFGIDISIQSATKYIIGHSDGMLGTAVANARCWDQLREGSYLLGQIADPDTVYMANRGLRTLAIRLKQHEENSIKIAKWLAQRPEVAEVYHPALPSCPGHQFFQRDFTGSCGLFSFLLNTQLTHQQFADYLDNLNHFKMAFSWGGFESLILGIQPEMLQRLRQYPSPPKTGTLFRLHIGLENPQDLIDDLEAGFARLAIR